Part of the Diprion similis isolate iyDipSimi1 chromosome 4, iyDipSimi1.1, whole genome shotgun sequence genome is shown below.
CAGAGACAGTTGCAATGTATATGAAGCCACCGGCGGTAAATGGCAATATCCATGAAGTGGCGAAATCACCTGTAATCACagaatatcaaaacatcagttacaaatatttgcaaaaatagCAGCTATTCTTTCAATCTTACAAACAACAATTAGAGTTCcgataaatgtataaaatttttcattctcaccCATTCCTTCAGCTAATAAGGACACGCACGTTCCTGTAACAGCACCCAGTGCAGTGCTTAGTTGGAGCCAAATCGCCTAAAAAATGAACattgaaatgattgaaaaatacttgGCAAAACTTTGGGCAATCCATTTTCAGAACCAATGTGAACAGATAAATATATAGATCACCTTTTTTCTGCTAACTCCGCTTTGAATGAGAATGGCAAAGTCCCCAATCTCATGAGGTACCTCATGAAACAGAATGGTTACTGTAGTGGTGATTCCGATTTTGTTACCGGCCAAGTAGCTCGCACCGATAGCGAGTCCGTCTGTAAAATTGTGCGTAAAATCAGCAGCCAAATTCAAGTACCCAGCAATCTTGATGTTCTCGATGGGTTCAGTTTGTTTTACCAACGACTGGCTGTCCTTGCCATCAGTCTTGTCTTTGTTGGAATCTTTGGTTGGCTTCTTTTCCTTGGCAGGAACGTTGTGACTGTGGGAATGTGAATGATTTCCCTTGATTAAACGCACTCCTTTTTCTATCATAAGGAACGTTATTATTCCCAGTAAAACTGATAAGCCAACGGTCATATCATGCCCGTGTTCATGTCCGTGTTCATGTCCGTGTTCATGTCCGTGTTCTCCTGATGGAACGTGGCTATGAGCATGAGAATCGTCATGGGCATGAGAGTGGGGTTCAAGAGCGTGAGGAATCAGATGTAAAAATGCGTCACCCAATAAACTTCCAGAGGCGAAACTTAGGACCATTTTCAGCCAAGGTTCCTTCTCTTTACTGTTGTCCAATGGGACAAGAAACAGAATTAAAAATGGTGCAGCGGAGATGAGAAGGGTTGAACCGACAGCATTTATCCAGAGCGACACCAGGTCTCGACCTTTAGGGGAGTCGGAGGGTTGAGAATCTACGGAAGCGTGGACGTGATGTTCTTCATGGTGGTGCTGGTGGCGATGATGATGCTCGTGATGGTGATGGAGATCGGCGGATTCGTGAGACTTTCGGTTTGCCGCTTGGCTGTATTTGAAGCTTGCAGGTTCATCGTGTGAATGTCCGTGGCCTCCGCAGAGAGCCGGGAATCCGAAGAAAATTATCAGTATTAAAAGTGCTAGAGCAACTCGCGACGTAAAGGCACGACTCAAGAACCTTTGTTCCGGTATCACTCGACCCGTCATTTTCGCAAGGCTTTCAGGTtatgaacaatttttgttaatCGGTCATGGAGAACGTATCTATTTTTAATGCAAACAAACGTATTCACTATATTTTGACGCAAAACTTTAGTCAATGCTAATTTTACACtgcaaaaaataacaatatgtGTTTATCAGTATTATAGGCTAGATTCCAGCGCATGTCCAGTTAGCATGCAATATAAACGTGGCTTGTGCAGTTTTGCCATTCGTGCGCATCAGTAGAATTTACATAGCGTTCCGGAGTTGTCATTCGTCGAAATCGGTGACATTATTCACGCACGAAGCGCCCGCAAAGCGAAGGCGGATATCTCTGCGAGCTTTCACATATGTTGAGAAAATTAGAAGTGAGTTGCATTGCTTCTGCGGAGTAACCCGCGACTTTAGTGAGCCAATAAGATTGAATTTGTCGGCCTGAAAGCGAAAGCGTCTGTTTGTGATGAATTTGGCGCgttgaaaacaataaataataataaaaaaataccgtATTTACGTTAGGAAAAAGGTATTTAGGCTGTAAAAATCGTAGGTATATTGAGTGGTAGTGAAATTCAACTTTGTTCTATCGAGTTTTGTGTGAAAAGTATTCTGTTGTCGTTATCTCGACACCCTGCACAACCGAGTTTTGTCAACGGTTTTCTATTTACGTACTACCTTTAATTTTAGTTGCATGTGTTCAATATTCTATTCGTCAGCACGCAAGTACAAAATTAAACGACATTGGAGACGGTAAATGTAGCTGAAAGTGAGAAATCTTCCCTGCATGTGGTCTGAATACTTTTGtacaaaatcattttcatcatgTCGCATAGAGGCGGAAATTCTTCGAGCACGCGATCTTTGAATGCTATTTTCTCGAGTGAGCCTATTAATTTTAACAAAGAAAACGCACCTCCAGTTAAGAAGTAAGTTTTCTGTAATAGatcaatcaatatttttcgatcTCAATCACAAAGATTGTCCAAGTGACTTGACACTGTTGTTCACAGAAAGTTCTTCGAAAGCCCTGAGGCAACAGATGACTGTGTCTCCCATATCAGAGCATCAAGCAATTCGCGATTCAAATCAAATC
Proteins encoded:
- the LOC124405357 gene encoding protein catecholamines up, producing the protein MTGRVIPEQRFLSRAFTSRVALALLILIIFFGFPALCGGHGHSHDEPASFKYSQAANRKSHESADLHHHHEHHHRHQHHHEEHHVHASVDSQPSDSPKGRDLVSLWINAVGSTLLISAAPFLILFLVPLDNSKEKEPWLKMVLSFASGSLLGDAFLHLIPHALEPHSHAHDDSHAHSHVPSGEHGHEHGHEHGHEHGHDMTVGLSVLLGIITFLMIEKGVRLIKGNHSHSHSHNVPAKEKKPTKDSNKDKTDGKDSQSLVKQTEPIENIKIAGYLNLAADFTHNFTDGLAIGASYLAGNKIGITTTVTILFHEVPHEIGDFAILIQSGVSRKKAIWLQLSTALGAVTGTCVSLLAEGMGDFATSWILPFTAGGFIYIATVSVIPELLSDTKFWQSIKEIIALLFGVFVMVQIAKYE